A section of the Pseudomonas lini genome encodes:
- a CDS encoding AraC family transcriptional regulator yields the protein MYRMSSGYASVLANTLSAQGLDVASLCREAGLDMKLANKPGAFCERRAIYRLWDLAAQASGDPDIGLKAYGNFNPGIFQIVGYTMMSSLNLKKALERLVRFSPLIGTGFSLFLLPEQQNYRLSGLDHQQSGSVKPRQYSDAGLASLLGFCRWLAGSKSVQPLSVDFTYPEPEDTSEHRRLFGCDLHFDAAYDSIVFDGEELQRPLSMANEALAVLHDSFAQAQLDLLFGVSIVGRIRAMVTERLSQVQGPCDMESIAAALNISKRTLQRALEKDGTQFKDVLNAVRRQLADFYLRHSHFNMKHVAYLLGFHDHSSFNKACSRWFGMTPGQYRADESFGIKETMPV from the coding sequence ATGTACAGAATGAGTTCAGGTTATGCCAGCGTGCTGGCGAATACGCTCTCGGCTCAAGGACTGGATGTCGCCAGTCTGTGTCGGGAGGCTGGACTAGACATGAAGCTCGCGAATAAACCCGGAGCGTTTTGCGAGCGAAGGGCAATCTATCGATTATGGGACCTGGCTGCTCAGGCCTCGGGTGATCCGGACATCGGTCTGAAAGCCTACGGAAACTTCAATCCCGGCATTTTTCAGATCGTCGGCTACACCATGATGTCCAGTCTCAATTTGAAAAAAGCGCTGGAACGGCTGGTTCGCTTCAGTCCGTTGATAGGCACCGGATTCAGCCTTTTCCTTCTACCGGAACAGCAAAACTACCGACTGTCCGGGCTCGATCATCAACAAAGCGGCTCGGTCAAACCACGCCAATACAGTGATGCCGGATTGGCGTCATTGCTGGGGTTCTGCCGTTGGCTGGCGGGCAGCAAGTCAGTGCAGCCCTTGAGTGTGGATTTCACTTATCCCGAACCTGAAGACACCTCTGAACACCGTCGGCTGTTTGGATGCGACCTGCATTTCGACGCGGCCTACGACAGCATTGTGTTCGACGGGGAGGAGTTGCAGCGCCCCTTGAGCATGGCCAATGAAGCGTTGGCGGTGCTGCATGACAGCTTTGCCCAGGCGCAACTGGACCTGCTATTTGGTGTTTCCATTGTCGGCAGGATTCGGGCGATGGTTACCGAGCGCTTGAGTCAGGTGCAGGGGCCATGCGACATGGAGTCGATCGCTGCAGCCTTGAACATCAGCAAGCGAACACTGCAACGCGCCCTGGAAAAAGACGGGACCCAATTCAAGGACGTACTGAATGCCGTACGCAGGCAATTGGCCGATTTTTATCTGCGTCATTCTCACTTCAACATGAAGCATGTGGCCTATCTCCTTGGTTTTCATGATCACAGCAGCTTCAACAAAGCCTGCAGCCGCTGGTTTGGCATGACACCCGGTCAATATCGGGCCGATGAATCGTTCGGGATCAAGGAGACAATGCCGGTCTGA
- the phbB gene encoding acetoacetyl-CoA reductase: MESLGRIALVTGGMGGIGTAISQRLYKEGFKVIVGCSSDSARKNEWIATQLAAGYQFECIFGDITDWESTRKAFEMAREQFGPIDVLVNNAGITRDASFRKLTPEDWNAVIGTNLSGLFNTTKQVIEGMLAKGWGRVINISSINGQRGQFGQTNYSAAKAGIHGFTMALAREVSGKGVTVNTVSPGYIQTSMTAAIRPDILDTMIAATPVGRLGQPEEIASIVAWLASDESAYSTGADFSVNGGMNMQ; the protein is encoded by the coding sequence ATGGAGTCGCTTGGTCGTATTGCGTTGGTCACGGGTGGTATGGGTGGGATTGGCACTGCGATAAGCCAACGCCTGTACAAGGAAGGATTCAAGGTCATCGTCGGCTGCAGCTCGGATTCCGCCCGCAAGAACGAATGGATAGCCACCCAACTGGCGGCGGGTTATCAGTTCGAATGCATCTTCGGCGACATCACCGATTGGGAATCGACCCGCAAGGCCTTCGAGATGGCACGAGAGCAATTCGGCCCGATCGATGTGCTGGTCAATAACGCCGGCATCACTCGGGATGCGTCCTTTCGCAAACTCACTCCAGAAGACTGGAACGCGGTGATCGGGACCAACCTCAGCGGCCTCTTCAACACCACCAAACAGGTGATTGAAGGCATGTTGGCCAAGGGCTGGGGTCGGGTCATCAATATCTCGTCGATCAACGGTCAGCGCGGCCAGTTCGGCCAGACCAATTACAGCGCGGCCAAAGCCGGCATCCATGGCTTCACCATGGCACTGGCCCGGGAAGTCTCGGGCAAGGGCGTGACCGTCAATACCGTATCGCCCGGCTACATCCAGACCAGCATGACCGCGGCCATCCGCCCGGACATTCTCGACACCATGATCGCAGCCACACCGGTCGGGCGCCTTGGCCAACCCGAAGAAATCGCTTCGATCGTCGCCTGGCTGGCGTCCGATGAATCGGCCTACAGCACCGGTGCCGACTTCTCGGTCAACGGCGGCATGAACATGCAGTAA